Genomic window (Haloferax sp. Atlit-12N):
CGGGCGCTCGACGAGCGGCGAGTCGTCGCGGCGGACGCTCATCACGTAGCCGAGTTCGCCCCAGAGGTAGTGGGTGCCGACGCCGAGTTCGTAGCCGGGTTCGATGCGGTGTTTCTGCCCGGTCGCCTGCAACCAGTAGTAGTACGGGAAGTCGGCCCCGGCGCGGACGGTCGAGGGGAGCGACTGCCACATCCGGGGGTTGATTTCGATGAGTTTGAACTCGCCCGTCTCGGCGTCCTTGAGGTACTCGATGCATGCGAGGCCGTGCCAGTCGATGTGACCGAGGAGCTTCCGCGCGACGGATTCGAGTTCGGGGTCGTACACCGAAGTCCGGTAGACGCCGCCGCCGCCGGTGTAGGAGTTCCCGCGAATCTGGAGGTGTTGGAACGTCGCGAGTGGCTCGCCGTGGTCGTACAGCGCCGCGAACATGTACTTGTCCTCGGTCGGGACGTAGTCCTGCACGATGGGGTCGTGTTTCATCTCGGCGTATATCTCGCCAGGATCTGGGCGGTCGCCGGGGCGGACGTGGCGGACGCTCTTGACGATGTCGTACTCGTGGGGGTCGTAGCTCTCGACGTACTCGCCGGCGACGACGTTGTACCGCGGCTTGATAATCGAAGGCTCGTCGAACGCCTCGACCTCGCTGAACAGGCGGGTCCGCGGCATGGGGACGCCGGCCTCGACGGCGGCCTCGTAGAGGAGCTTTCGGTCGTGGACCCGGCGGAGCGTCTCGAAGTCGGGGACGACGAGGTCGACGTACTGCTCGAACTCGTCGAGGTACTTCGAGAAGACGTAGCCGTCTTCCGGTCGCGTCGGAATGATGGTCTTCACGTCCGGACGGGCGGCGATGCCGACGAGGGCGTCCTTGTAGGCGACGAGGTCGTCTTTCGGGGCGGGAATGCGGACGAGTTCGTCGCAGAATCGGGACGAGGCCGCCGGCGTGTCGTCGTGTTCCGAGGCCATGACCGTGTGGACACCCCGCTCGCCGAGCGACCGGACGCAGGTGTAGTTGCCCGATGGAACGAGTACCGATTCCCGGGCGTTCGCGCGTTTGGACATGCCTGAAGCGTCGCGCGGTGACGGAATTAGTATGGGTTCGCTAACGGATTCAGGGTCGCTGACGGGAGTCGGTTCTGACCGCTCGACTCGGCGGTCGGAGCGCCGGCGGCCGTCCGCGACGGGGTCAGACTGCGCCGTTGGGGGTGCGTCGCGGTGGCGGCCGAACTGTGGATTCGAACGCGCCCGACTGGATTCGATTCGTGAGAGTCGAGCAAACCGACGGTTCGGCGGTGGTTATCCACAGCATACCGGGGGTCAGGCGGAGCGTCGTCGCCTCAGAGCACGTCGTCGTCGAGGCCGCCGGGGTCGCCGGCGGTGTCGAAGAGGTTGTTCTGGGCGCTCTGGACGAAGTCGGACTGGACGCCGTCCTCGTCGTCGACGGGGGCACCGTAGGCGTCCATTCCCATCGAGAGGAGCTCCTCGACGGCCTGTTCTTCGCTGATGAATTCTTCGTCGACGAGCTGTTCGAACTCGACGAGCAGTTCGTCCGGGAGATTGACTTCTACGACGGGCATAGAAGCGCGTTCGTGCTGGACATACTTGAGCGACCGGGTGTGAGTAATCGCGGTTTCCGGTCGGCAACTGGTCACCGATGGTGACAGTCAGCGTCGCCTGGCAGTCTCAACCGCGTGTCTTATCAGCGCACGGTCAGTCCGTCCACGCGACGAACGGCGTCGATTTCCGACGCCTCTGACCCGAGGGACCGACGTGACACGCGACACAGACCCGGCGACTGAGGACGCCGCCCCCGCCGAGAGCGACGAGCTCGGCTGGCTCCCCGAGCGCGTCGACCTGCCGAGCGACGAGTGGGTCATCTACCCGCCCGGCGAGCCGCGGCCGGCGAACTTCGCGCTCCGCTTCGAGAAGTCCATCCCCGCGGTGCTCGTCGGTATCGACTCCGGCGACTCGCCGGGCGTGCACGTTCTCCCACATCCGGGCGGACTCTCCGTCTCGGCCCGATTCGGTGGCGTCGTCGACGACTCGGTCCGCGAGTTCGAGCCGCCGGCGTCCGACGCCGAGCGCGAGGCGGTCGCCGCGTGGACACAGACGTGGGTCGAGCGCGTGGACGACCGGGCCGAACGGGCGCGCATCCGGACGGCCTGCGCGCCGGTTCCGAACGCCGGCGACCGCGTCTCTCGGGCGCTCTTCGAGCACTTCGAGAGCGCGGACGCCGTCGCGGCCGCGGTGCTCGAGCGGGACACCGCCGCGCTCAGGCGCGCGTCGGGGGTCGCCGAACAGACCGCGACCGACTTGGTCGTCCACTACGGCACCGATGCTGAGTGGGAGTACTACCGGAGCCACCGCGACGCCGCCCCGTGACTCAAATCGCGATTTGACTCTCGCGTAGGGTTATTCGCGTCCGCGACGAGTAACGGGTATGTCCCTGACACGACGCACGTTCCTCGGTTCGACCGCCCTCCTCTCGTTCGGTCTCCTCGCCGGCTGTGTCGGCGACGGCGGGTCGGACGACGGCGCGACGACTGACGACGAATCGACTGACACGACGACTGACGAGCCGACGGACACGACAGACGACCTCCCGGACGGAAACGGCACCGACGACGGAACCGGCGGCACCCGCCCGTCCGGCGGCCCCGGCATCTCGCTCGTCGGCGTCGACGACGCCCCCGACGTGCCCGTCGAACACGACGTCGAGATAACGGAGGACCTCGCAAACGACGACCACCCGCCGCAGGTCCGCATCACGCTGACGAACACCGGCGACGAGGTCGTCGAAGTCGGCGAGGGGAGAACCGTCTTCTTCCAGTACGTCTCGGACACGACGAACGACCTCATCTTCCTCCCCGCGGACGGCGAGTATCCCGCGGAGGCGGGCTGTTGGCGGCTCGAAGACCACATCGCCGTGACCGAGGAGTACCGGATTCTCTCGCTCGAACCCGGCGAGTCGCGGTCGGAACTGCTGAACCTCTACGGTGTCGCGCAGTCTGAGGACGAAGAGGCGAGCTGTCTCCCGGTCGGCGAGTTCCGCTTCGAGGCGGACTTCGCCACCGGCGGGCTCTCGGGGTCTGACGACGACAGACGAGAGGCGACGTGGGGCTTCTCGCTCACGCTGGAGTGAGAACCGCGGGTACCGAACACGACCGTCGACGCCACTGGTCGTTCGATAGCGCCCTCCCATCGCCGGGCACCCATAACGTCTTGAGGGTGTCTGCGGGCATTCACTCGCCCTATCGAACGGTCGTCATCAACGCTTCTCTGCCGGAACGCAGACCCGGTGACAGTCGACGGTTCGGTGTCTCCCGAGCCGGTGGTTGTGGTCGCACCGACTGGTCTGTTCTCGGATTTGATACGTGGATTCGGTTCGGAGCCGTCGGTGACCACGGGCGGTCGCATTCGATATGTCGGCCTCCCATGGTCGGTCGGATATATACCAGACGGGAGAGTAATCGTCGCCGCATGTCGAACGCTAGCGCACCGGATTCCGAACTCACGGGCCCGACCAGACTCACGCTCAAGGTCTGGCACCCGGACTGCTGGACGCTGGAAGTGACGGACAACGTCGACGCCGGGGTCACCGCCCACACCGTGTACAACACGCCCGAAGACACGGTCAAGGGACACTTCACGGTCTACGCCGACCGGGTCGAGGACATCGACGACTTCGTCCGCGCGACCGAGCGGTCGCGGTTGACTGACTCCGTCTCCGAGTTGAGCCCCCGCCACGAGTTCGACAACGGCGCGTCGAACGTCGGCAACACGACGCGGGAGTTGATGGTCGAGTACGACCCCGAAAACAGCATGACCGACTCGCTTCTATCACACGGCTTCGTCCACGACGCGCCCGTCCGCGTCGACGACGGCTGGGAGTACTGGCCGGTCATCGACACCGCCGACCGGGCCGACCTCCGCGAACGCCTCGACTCGCTGGAGGCGGCGAATCAGGCCGAAATCATCGTCACCAAGGTCACTTCCGTCGCCGGCGCGAAAAACCACGTCTCGCACCAACTGGACAAGCTCTCGAACCGCCAGCGTGAGGTGTTCGAACTGGCCTGTCGGCGCGACTACTACACGTGGCCGCGGGCGACGACGACGCGGGAACTGGCCGACGAACTCGACATCTCGAAAACTACGCTGCTCGAACATCTCCGGAAGGCCGAGGCGAAACTCCTCAACCAGTACGCGGAGTCAACTCCGTAACGCCGCGACGCCGCTCGTTATTCGATTCGATAACTTTCCCACCGGTTTACTCCGGACACGGTGGTGTCGGTTCGACGGGTCGCGTCCGCGGTACCGACAGCGTCTTTTCGTTCAGTCGGCCCCCTGTGGCGCGCGCCACGTACAGTCAGTACAGCGTTCGATTCTGTGTCGCGTCTGTGTCTCCGAACCGCACTCCGGGCATCGTTGGGCCGACAGTCGCTCCGTGGCTGAGTTCGTCATGGCTGAGTCCTCGGTGGAGTGCGAGTTATACTAGTGTCTGTCCATGGGAGGGTAGCCCTCGTGAGAGGTCGAGCGAGCGTACACGCCGCAACTCCGGCTTCGGAGTTCGCCCGCCTGCTGGAGTCGGCTACAGGCGTGTTCTATCTCGATAGGATGTCCGTCCACTCCGGAGAGTATCTCGTCTATCGGCGTCGCCCCTCGGCGGTCGAGAAGCGCGAGTACCGCCCGTTCGAGTTCGTCCGTCCGCTCGTCCGTCTGGTCGTCTCTCACGCGCACCGACGTGCTTCCGACTCGTGGTTCGTCCCGGGCTCGTCTCCCGGCGTCCGGTCGCCTTCGGCCCGCTCGTCGCTAGTCGTGACCATGCCGGTGGTGTCCGCTTCGTGGTTATATACACATCCCCGACTATGATACAGGCCGACCGATGATTTGGACCGAAACTTCCCAGCCGTTGATGTTTGCTACCGGATTCTCAATCTCATAATAGAGGTCCTGAAGTGGCTTGCTATCCGGATGTAGTCGAATTATAAAATTAATCATAACAGAGTTCACATACATTTTCTATTGACGACCCCGACCATAGTAGCACATCCGTATAACTACCTTCTGTTCAAGGGTCTGGGTAGGATTATCATGTCAGACTCAGAGGCGAGAACGGCGAGAGAGGAGTGGGGAAGCCGGTTCGGCTTCCTCATGGCGATGCTCGGCGCGATGGTGGGCGCGGGCAACATCTGGCGCATGCCGTTTACGACGGGCGAAAACGGCGGCGGTGCCTTCCTCGTGGCCTACATCCTCCTGTTGTACCTCATCGCGGTCCCCGGGTTGATGGCCGAGACGATGATCGGCCGCTACACGAACCACGGAGTCATCGGGGCGTTCAGGAAGGTCCTCGGGAGCAAGCGGGCGCAGGGTCTCGGCCTCGTGGTCCTCGTCGTCAACGTGGCGCTGATGTCGTACTACGCGCCCATCATCGGCTGGGCGCTCTACTACGCCGGCCACTCGATGCTCATGACATTTACCCAACCAGGGTTCCAGCCGCAGGCGTTCTGGGAGGGCTTCATCAACAATCCGGCGCTCGTCGTCGGGATGCACACGGTGACGATGGCCGGTCTGGCCGGCGTCCTCGTGTTCGGCATCCGCCGGGGCATCGAGCGCGTCGTGAAATGGATGATTCCGTTGCTCGTCATCGCGCTCGTGGCCGTCTCGATTCGCGGCGTCACACTCCCTGGCGGCATGAAGGGCATCGCGTTCGTCTTCACGCCAGATTGGGGCTACCTCACCCGCGGCAGTACGTGGGTCGCGGCGCTCAGTCAGGCGCTGTTCTCGACGGGTCTCGG
Coding sequences:
- a CDS encoding carboxylate--amine ligase produces the protein MSKRANARESVLVPSGNYTCVRSLGERGVHTVMASEHDDTPAASSRFCDELVRIPAPKDDLVAYKDALVGIAARPDVKTIIPTRPEDGYVFSKYLDEFEQYVDLVVPDFETLRRVHDRKLLYEAAVEAGVPMPRTRLFSEVEAFDEPSIIKPRYNVVAGEYVESYDPHEYDIVKSVRHVRPGDRPDPGEIYAEMKHDPIVQDYVPTEDKYMFAALYDHGEPLATFQHLQIRGNSYTGGGGVYRTSVYDPELESVARKLLGHIDWHGLACIEYLKDAETGEFKLIEINPRMWQSLPSTVRAGADFPYYYWLQATGQKHRIEPGYELGVGTHYLWGELGYVMSVRRDDSPLVERPSFVKTVWEVASSIYHEPRFDLARLDDPVPFARYVHHALFNRGDDEADEESTADRDGDGGESEEPRTGITLTPGLNFRGR
- a CDS encoding helix-turn-helix domain-containing protein, giving the protein MSNASAPDSELTGPTRLTLKVWHPDCWTLEVTDNVDAGVTAHTVYNTPEDTVKGHFTVYADRVEDIDDFVRATERSRLTDSVSELSPRHEFDNGASNVGNTTRELMVEYDPENSMTDSLLSHGFVHDAPVRVDDGWEYWPVIDTADRADLRERLDSLEAANQAEIIVTKVTSVAGAKNHVSHQLDKLSNRQREVFELACRRDYYTWPRATTTRELADELDISKTTLLEHLRKAEAKLLNQYAESTP